A window of Osmerus mordax isolate fOsmMor3 chromosome 11, fOsmMor3.pri, whole genome shotgun sequence genomic DNA:
CGTAAAGAAGTCAGGCCTGTGGTCAGAGACCTTATTCTGTCTTTGGATGCAAGCCAGGTATAGGAGCCCATAAATAATGTAGCTCCCAGCCACTCAACATGGACAATTTATCCTTCAATAGAGCTCacctaaaaatataaatgtccaTACCAACAAGTACCTACATTTCTACTAATAATCTCAAATTTGGAGGAACtagaaaaaaaatcacaaatttCAATAGTCAAATAAATAGTCACAACAACCTATGGACGTCAGAACACATGGGGTACGACCTTCACAGTCGTCAATGAAAAATCAACTAGTCGTGGAGAGGTAAGTAAACAAGGTCTGAGCGTGCTCAGCAAAAGCAGGTCATCGGGTGCTCGTACACCTAGTCACAGTTCACAGTGAGAATTCATTTGTAGAAAGGTACTTGGTGTTGCAAGTTTTTCTCTGTAATTCCACACCCTAAGCACCTTATGTGGGTTCTCattaatctttaaaaaaaacaacacttaATTGGCTTTGGTCTCTTGACTACATGACACAGTCCACTGGGGTCTTGCTCGTTATCAAAAACAACCCATCAAATAATATGCTTGTGGATTAAAGAACATGGAGAAAACTACCTGTCCATATCACAGACCTTTGACATTAAGAACCTGGCTTCAGGATCATTTGAAAATAAATGAAGTGAAAAAGATGACAGCCTGGACAAGTCATAGACAAAGGGGTTCAATAATGTGCCTTTATTTGCAGTAAAAAGAGGGGGTTGAAATCCCAGCAATCCAGCATCGTCTTGTTAACCAATCACatttgagccccccccccccccccccccagacaagtCGCTTCCTGCTCAATGTGTAGATGCTGGGGGAAAGGGGTGACCAGTTGCTATGGCAGCAGTGATGTTAGAACGATCAGACACAAGGTGTAGTCTTCTACATTCAtaagggggggagcagagagattTCAGCATGCTACACAGTGTTCCTTCCCTGTCATGGCCTGATTCATTAGGGTTCTTGCCAGACGGGTGCATAGCATTATGCCCATGGCAATGTTTATCACACACGAATCACAATGCAGGATCTATGCATCTGTGCAAGTCTCAAACAGTTGAGCCACAAAAACCACAGATATCCAAGAGAGACCAGTGTTAATTAACAAATCATCTGAAAGTAACAAAATCATACAGGCCGTAATCCTCCCATTCATATGAAAACAAATGTCCAAAGGTGAAGCTAACTGACTAACTTGAGGTAGTATTGTTCGTAGCTCAGTTTCGTTCACTCAAGAAAAGTGAGAGTACTACTACCAGACTTCTAAATGTGTAGCCTACTTGCCTCCTTATATTACTTTTCATTCATTTTTGAGTCATATGGAATGCCCTGTGTTTTGATGCACTTTTCATTCATTAGTTTAAGTTTCACATGGGATCCCAAAACATGAGAAGTttgaggaaaaaaacaaaaacgaaaAAAAACAGTTGGTAATAGATTTGAATTGACAATTATGCACTGGTTAGTTGTCAAATGTTCTTATAAAAAATAAGCGTAGTCATACATTATATAACTGAAGTCCATAACagaggagtaggggagagaCACTGCCCTACTTTCCTCCACACATGACCTGTACTAgagaacagggaggggaggcgggggaacTCTACGAGAAGCAGGAGTGTCTAGCATACACGTGGTGACATGGGCGGTCCCTTTCCAGTCTGTTGCAGACATGGGGCGTGGCTGGCTTTAACGTCACGAGCACGAACAAATTAAGACCAATGTGTACCCATCCCACAAATACATTTATACAAAATATGCGAGCAAGATATGTTTAATCTTAGTACGAATTTATGAAGTTATAGAAGGAATTGGGAATTCAGTTCGACAACCAAGCGCTCATAGGGAAACCTGAAATCCAGCGTCATATGATACCCCGGCTATGTCAGGTCATTTTGTAAAATGGTTTAGGCACTCCCGTCGCCACCGCCCTTTACAACACATTTATGTTATTTTGATACACACTAAAAGACTTTGGAAGACACATATTACTTTTATGTTGATAATGAAATCTCCTTCTTAGCCAGGATATCAAGGTTGAGTCAATGTTGCTAATAAACATGGTTCGGCGAGACGATTGCAGGATTCACAGGCTTGGTAATGTCGTGTCAAGCCAATAATCTACTTTCTGGAAACGAGAAACTATCGGCAAACAATTTGCACAGCATTGTCAACAATGTGAACAAAGTGATAATAAAATATTCCCATTCAGTTCATGAAAAAAGGGTGAAGCAAAGACAAATAGTAAGCTTATAGTATAGTATCTGAGTGACGACTTCCAACGCAAACAATGGCAATAAAAGGTGCGTGTACCATCTGAATGTGCATATAAAATGTTGTCTAATAATAGTATCCATATAAAAAAATGACAGTAGATCTAGCCTACATAGAGCAAAGGAGCATCCCATAGAGTCAAGCACCTACTATTTTACCCAGACATCTGATACGTTACGTTGCATGTAGTGCTTCAGTTCCCATCATACAAAAATTATACTTATGATAACCACGCATTTTCAAACAAACCTTACTTACCACGTGCTTTCTGTTGTTGCTGGGCTTGCAATTCCAAAAACTTGGCTGCTTCTAAAAGCGTTTCGATGCTCATTTCTATCCAGttgtaaatcttttttttctacagAAACTTGAGTATTTGAATGTATGTACTTTCTGTTTAAGCGTGATTATATCCCAGTCTGGTAAACTGAAGAAAAGGGTAATAGGATACCCCCTCGTAGAAACTCTTCAACATACGTAGAGGAGTTGCAACAAGATGGCGCTGAGAGTACTAGGAAACAAATCAGGGCCAAAACCACTCCATTGGTGGCCGCCCACAATTTATATTCCCTCCCTATACGCTagagaaaaatagaaaacagaGAGGGGATATGGAACGAACTGTCAAATGCCAGGCCATATTAAGCCTGCATTTGCCTTATATTTGAGCTTATTGGTAAACAAATATAGTTTTATATTTACTCCCcacccatgtttttttttaatgattgtaCTTTTTTGAACACATTGTCTTAATATGCTGTCATGGACTTTTAAACCACAATTTGCTTGTCACCACTCACTGCAGTAAATTTACATTTCATTAACATATAGAGAATTCACAACCAATCGCCACGGAGACAACAAGGTAGGCGCTTGCACACATGGGCAAAGGCCTGTTCCGACATTTGCATAAAAATGACAGACTCCCGCCTTAACATTTACATCCTTTATGGTACCTTGTGGGCTATAACATTATGTAGCCTACAATGAAATTCACTCAGTTGCACAATTACATGCATATAAGACCAATATCTGGGTTGCATGAAGTAGCCTAACGTGCACCTGtaattaaatatataaaaactATTAGCAGGTCAATCAATTATAAGAAATTATGCTTTTCACAGAGGACCGCCAGTTACAAACAGAAAATGTGTCCCGTTTCTCAAATGTACATTCCACTGTGTAACACATTGATTCTGCCAGTGTCACAAAGTAAACTCTTCTTGATCTTATTTTCGTCTGAGACCACGAAAATTACAAAACCCCGATGAAACGTTGGGAAAACCCCCAATTCTCTCTCACCAAACGAGTAAAAAATAAACAGCTGTCAGCAAATATTGTGCAATACAGAGAAGTTAAGAAAATATTAGGACAAAGCATTGCATGAAAGCCTTTACAGTTCATCTGTTTGAGTTGTGAGATATGCACTTCCCTAGCCTACCATCTTATGGTACTAAGCTATTTACAAAGCACATACATCACAGTCTAAGCTCTTGAACTATTTGTGTAACATTTAGGCCACATACTATTCTACATGTGTTCACTACACACAGCATATGACATACTATGTCAATAATTGCACATAAAGTATACTCCAGTAGTGCAACAGACACCCTCTGATGTTTATATAataatgtatgcatgtgtgtgtttctcatacAGTAAGGTACTTCACTGGAAAAAGATCACTCTGAGCAGGGTCTGCAGCTTGTAAGACACACAAAGTTGCTGCTGAGCTCAAAGAGAGAATATGGGGGCAAGTGTGGGATCCTGGTGAGCTGGCAGTAGCCAGGTTTAAATATCCATAATGTGCTtgctgcaacaacaaaaaaacttgaGATTTAACTTTGGTTTGACATTGCACCAACATTGATGtgatagaggctggggctgtaaTTCATGAATACATGTGTGAAACAAATACCAAAGAGCATTTCATATTCAGatagagatagaaagacaaaGAGTCAGGGGGAGTGGTGGACAGGGATGTAGTGAAAGAGCATCAGATACTGACTTGATGTGTAAACATTTCCTACTCGTGGCCGTTCTGCAAGCTGTTTTTTCTGACACTAACTTCTGCTGTACAGCATCCTGTGGATACTGGCTAGAAAGGTCAGACACATTAAAAGGCACAGATCCCACTATGATTATGACTGTGATTAAAACTTCCTTCAGTGGTGGGATCATTTAAGGATTCTTAAACCCCATGGGACATGTTTGTCACCAGTTCCCTTGAGACAGATCTATGATGTGGCCGACTGCCAGAGACAGTATCATTGCTGAAACCTCGCATACTGTAATAGTTCACTTGTCACATGACCCTAGCACACAAGTCAAAGTCCTGGTGAGACCCAGGGAAAGCACATTAGACATCCGTTTTGTGTAATACGAGCATGTGCGCTGACTCACCACAAGCAAAAGCTCAACAAATAGTTGGTGCCCTGGGTTCACTTTTCCTGTTTTTCACTCCTCTGTGCAGGAAGTGTCGGCTGCAACCCCATAATGGGGCACAACTAAATTGACACGAGGAAATTGTGGGGCATCCTGCATATATTTAGTATTATTTGACAAGGAAAAAGCTAATTACTCATTAACCAGCACCAATCATGGAATATTTCAGTTAATTTGCATTGCTTTCTAATTGTAGCACTACAAGAGGCCATTCACAAATGGGAGGCTCACTTCCATGAAATGAGGTGGTGCAATTCTACAAGTTCTGAAAGCGTGTGACGCCCTCCTGTGGCTGAGTGTAAAAACTGCCTTTTGGAAAACTCAATAAAGTGTACAGACCAATGTATGTactaaaatacatttattacaAATAACTGATCAAAACAGTTAACTTTTATGCCTCATAACATAATGTGTTGCGTAGGCAAAGTTTCTGTAAAATTACAATGACTTGATATGCAAAAATGGCCCAGGAACAGAACTTAAATTTGGTTCAGAAATTGTCCACTCTCTTCTACCAAAAAGGTCCACTAGGGCTTGGCCACAATTCTATAGAGAGTGTTCTTCATGTAAGTACATAGTTGGTTCATCAGATCCTTAGTTTGCCCCTCCATCCAGTGCATCTCTACAGCAACATCATTTTCCTCTGTCTTAATATTTACCAGGCTCTTGAATAGAAAGTGTTGTACTGCGGGGCTTATGGGCCGCCCTGAGGGCACTACATCTTGCATGGCAGCTTCCCCTTCCGGTGCACTGGTAAGCTCTTCTAGTGGTGGGGTAAAGTGTACTTCCTTTTCTGGGAGCAGTGCTGAcactgtgtgttttggtggtgATGTTGTTATAGGGGACTTCATGTTGACATCCTGGCAATTTTCATCTTTAGGGACACTACTGGCTTCCTTTATCTGAGGTTTCTTTTCACGTTTCCCCTTCGAGTCACACCCATTCGCCCCCAGATTTACAGACTGCGGTTTGTCGGTTGGAGCACCTGCAGGTTTGTCTGGATCTTCCTGGAtgtccctgctgtgtgtggagggctgcTGGGTTTGTGGGTTCTGAGGTGTAGTGGGTGCAGGGCTCGCTGAGGCTCCAGGGAGCGCTCGGGGGATTTCTCGGAGTTGGCGGTTCTGGTCACGACGTTTCTGGCGCCCGTGGATCCAGGTGTTCTCCACAGCAATCAGAACCAGGCTCTGTTCATTCTTCGCACATGGGACCCTCTTGTGTTGGATCTGAAGGGACGCATGAGACAAAACATGTAGTGTTATtgtagtgtgtatttgtgcatccAGCAGGTCACTTTTTGGGGCAAATATTACATTTGACTGACTTCGATCTTTCAGCAGTTCAAAATCACTTAATCATCTGTGCTTGTCCCGGTTTGTACGTTTCTTAGAGCGTACATGCATATGCACTTACCCGTAGGTCAGTAAGGATCTTCTCCACCCAGGCAGTGATGGTCTCTACTGTGCTGCTGGAGGTGCAGCCTATGGAGGATGCCTGAGCCTGGAACTCCTTGAGTGTGGGATGGAGCACCAAGAAGGACAGGGGCTTACGAGCTTTCTCCAACCTACGCTTCTTACTCGGGGGAGACTGACCaggagaggaaagacaggaggaCATCTTCAGACTACTGTAACCGATGTGCTAGTCTTTAATCAGTGTCTATATGTTTAGCTCAATCATACTGTCAAATAATAAATCTTGCCACAAATAATGTACTTGTATATGACCTAATCAGCAAAATTTGAGGCTACTACTGTTGATGTTGACATTAATACTGAGGAAGGTATGGTGACCCCACCCATGACTCACTAGCCCACATTCTTAGGACTGCTGGATCAGTCAAAAGTACACTACTTCTTTGACTACCTCAGGTACAGTTTTGTACATGTACTACACATTCAGTCATAGGTACTAACAGACTCTTGATTCTGACTAACTAAGATTATTGTCttgacacacactaacacaattCCAACAACATACTTCACATATCAAAAATAACTTAGACAGTTTCAGCCTCTTGGTGACACACATGTAAGGTCACATGCACACCGGTACACACCCCCACCGGCACATAAGTACACAACAAAGGGACTACAGCACAGGCATGTCAagagtcaaaaaaaaaaaaaaaaaaaaaaaaaaacatttatgcaCAAAAACTTGATACATTTTAAGACGAAACggtacgggagtcaggtggctgagcggttagggaatagggctattaatcagaaggttgccggttcgattcccgtccgtgcaaaattacgttgtgtccttgtgcaaggcacctcaccctacttgccttgggggaatgtccctgtacttactgtaagtcactctggataagagcgtctgctaaatgtaaatgcaaaagTAACACAGCCATGCTAACTCAATGCTTGACTGAGTAGACACTTAGCTGGGATGTCTCACCCCGAGACTCCATGGAAAGCCCTTTGGGTGGCCATGGTTTCAAGGTGATggagtgagcaagagagagggcatGAACAACAGACGGATGAGAGCGAGTCATCCAGAGAGAAAATGATATATGGAGTTAAAGGATTCCTGATGATGAATCTGTCCCCTTTAGGCCTCTTACCTCCTTTTCTCCTGTTATGGCTTCTATCCCtccatatttctctctcctctccctccatccacagcCCTTCTCCAGACATGTTCAGATGAATAATTGTGAGGATATCATTATGTTTATTATCAGAAATTAAAGGGAATAAAACACAGCAAAGACATAAGAAAATGTCTATTGCAGTACTGAAACACACCACAAGAGGGAACCCCATCCAAATCTTTTAACCTCCCCTGCTAGGACATTGAGGCTAGCTGCCTCAATGCTGACACTGGTGTCATGCTGCTATGGCGGAGGTATTCTTCATCTAAGCATGTCCCCATACAATAACCCCTCCTGAATCCTCTTCCCAAAAGACACAGGGCAGCGACAGGCCAGCCTGCTTTCCTTGCTCCAGGAGTCAGTTGAAGAATACTTGGATCGTGCTGGGGACTGGTAGTCAAACACAGCAGACAATATGGCTAACTGACCAACAAATTAAACAATGAAGGACTCTAGTCTGTGACCTTCAGACAGACCTATGATCAGCTCTGGCTTTTCCGTTTTTCCACTGTGACAATGTCATTAGATGGTGGATGTAAACCATTAATGAAGCCTGTCATGTTTAATTCATGGCCTCTTCCCACAGTGAGAGGGTGTTTATTAGAGTAGTGAATGAGAGTGTAGACAGAATCTAGTCTGGGAGGCCTTGTTAGAGCTGCTTCACATATTTCTTATTGTTTCCaaatgcttctctctctgctctgtaagCCCCCCAGCTcaaaggagatggagggaaatcAATAAAATCCATCAAGGCAAGCCTGTCTTTGTGTGCAAGCACACCCTTACATGGATACACACAGTTACAATAGCAGTGAAGGAGACAAATTCACAGACAAAGAGAACCTTATCCTGAACtctcacaaataaataaaaacatacacaAATATGTTACTCTTCTACACTTGCgaaggcgcacacacacgtctaccgCTTTAAGTCCACTCCTCCCCCGAGAATCATCTctactcctctttccctctctttccattatttatctgacacacacacacacacacacacacacacacacacacacacacacacacacacacacacacacacacacacacacacacacacacacacacacacacacacacacacacacacacacacacacacacacacacacacacacacacacacacacacacggcaggctTTGGTGAAAGCCTTTCATGACCACACCTCACTTCTGGTCTGTCTGTTATGAGTAACCCTCTCCAGAAGCCTGCCCTAATTTTTGAAAACCAGGAGTCTGTGCTTAACCATCAGATAGACTGGCTCTCCAGGTAAAGTACCATTATTCAATTacccatctctctgtttctctctgacaAGCACATGCGTTcatgagtgcacacacacagagacacacgctcacagacacacacgtgatGGCAATTTAACGAGGCTGTCGTCTGGACCTCTCCTGACCATCCACTCCACCCCAGTCCTTCCGTTCCCCACCCTCTGGGCCCCCAAGCCTCAGACACTGGAGGTTGACCCCTCACCGCTCACTGTTAATCCACCCTGGCAAGCTGGGTGCCTGACACACCTTCTGCCATGGGCCTTCCTGAGTCACACAACGTCCACAGAGTCCAACCACAACAAGTCCAAGGGCCCAGTTGCTCCGCCCCCTCATACGTGCTAATATCTTTCTGGTTTTCCCATTCTCTGTTGTCTTGCTCTCCGTgtttctcattctgtctctctcctccattctaCTCTTGTTCTCTGTAGTGAGGGAATGTGACTCGGACCTGGTCTCTGGTCAAATCCTACATTGAGTCTCACTTCATGTAGAAGACATCAGTCAGCAGCAATGTGATGTCATTGGTATTGATCAGGTCATCTTGGTGCAGTGTACTGCTGATGAAGGGGAGGGTCAAAGGAAATGTCAAAAAGCTACTGTATGTAGTGTCACATAGATGTCTGCTCAAGCAATCCTACAAGGGGTTAGGTCAAGTAAACCCATGTGTGGACCGCCAGCCATTCATGCATGCACCCACGACAGTACATGTCCATATGGACACAAACGCATACTGTCGTGCAAGCACAAATGTGCAGTCAGTCATGcgtacaaacacatgcatgcagactTAAGCGTGGGAGGTCGCtcgctcgcacgcacgcacgcacgcacacacacacacacacaggtaaacgaATCACTCagcactcctccttcctcctctgccttGCAATGATGTAGAGCCAGGCTATGGGAAGGGGGAAGaaaagaaggtggaggagggtggggaggggggcgctGCAGAAATGTAGGCCGATCTTTCTGCTCAGCTGGCTTTATGTTGAAAGGGCAAGAGAGAGTCTACAGGAACTCTGTAGAGACCAGGAACATCAAGTACCCCTCCCTGTTCAAGAGAGCGGTACTCACTCCATCCTTTTATTCTTGTTTTTCAGTTTAACTGATATAATTTCAAGCTTTATTGTCCCCTCTGCCACCTCTTCCTCACTCTGCCTgtttttgtcttccctctttctgtcccagGACTCCTGACGACATGGCTTGAGCGCACCCTCCTGCCACGGCAACTGTTGCCTGGATACAGCGAATTAAAGGGACGCAAACATCTCCCCAGAGGGCGTGTTAAGTGTGTCTAATGGAATGGGCTGGAAAATAGGAGAAGGGGGTGGACCTTCACATGCATTATTGAGGAAGTGTCAGAGTTTAGGAACAGTATGCAGCAGGTGGATCTAGTACCACAGCCCTGGTAGACTCAGGGTGGGGGTGTTAGAAaagtggaaaggagagaaaagggagaagagTAAGGGAGGACCGTCAGCTGAGGAGACCAAAGGCGGGGGATACGCAATTCTTTTCTTGTACTCTACTCCTCACTTTTTAAAATGCCAAGTGGCACTTTGGTCATATTTCTGTCTATTCCACCCAGCCAGTGTGTGCCACCTTACCGGAACAGTTACGTCGTCATAGAAACTCCAGGCCAGTGCCCAGCGCATGGTTCTCCCCTGGCAGAACTCGGTCTGGGTCACCTTGGGCACCTGGGAATATGACAACAGACACAACAAAGACAgtcagacaaaacacacaaacataaagacAAAAGAGTCAAAAGAATGTTTACACTGCAGTGACTGGACTGCTGAAAGGGATTCTGCAAGCCTTGCTGCATTTCCCATTTGCAGGTGACAAGATGCAGTGTCCCACAGGGGAGgaacaccacactcacacacgtggtGCTGGTGCTCCAGAGAGAACAGTCGTTAACAGACATGAAGAGCTGGTCAAGAAGATCAGTCTATGAGAGGATCCACTCCACTTctcctgtcactcacacagtcaAACCTTTTATTCTTTTTACAGAATCGTCGCGAGGAGGATTTACACCAATGACAGAAAGATCAGAGGTTAGGGTCACTGGATCAGAGTCAATGAGATATGGCCTTTTACAGACAGCTGACCTTGGCCCCTAAAAACACTCACCAAATGAAACAAGCAATGAGAGAGACTGGGGAAAAcagagggatggtgtgtgtgagctgaaTTTGCATGTTAATTAGGGTctcttattacacacacacacacacacacacacacacacacacacacacacacacacacacacacacacacacacacacacaaaaggtaaCACCCCCTCTCCTGGATGTTTGCCATGGCTGCACTAACCCTGATGAGCAGAGACAGGCTTGTGACACCTCTGGAGGAGTGAGGCCTAGTCGGGTGGCAGGCAGGGGACTCGGGGTGATTGACAGGGATGAGCCCCCTGGGAACTGCTCAAACGAAAGTCTGCTGACATTCAAGCCCATTGAGTCACTTGTCTACTGAGAAAAGTGACTGGCATAGGGCTGGAGGCCTGTAACAGTCAGTTAGCACTCATGTGCTAGGCTAATGCTAGACTAATAAGAGTTGATGAACATTAGTGACACACCACCGTGCGTTTGTCATGCTCCACTAATGGAAATCAGCTCAATCAAGGGCAGCCTGTGACATTGCTTAGCCAACGTATTAGAACAAGAGGATTGATCTGTTATGGTTCATGGGAtttccagtccccccccccacccctcatgaTGTAAAAGGGGTCTCTGGAGGGGCGGaaaagagatggggggaggtgcTGGGTTTCGGAAACTCCATTATCTTTCCTTGCCCACAGGGCATGGGGCATGCAGACATGTCTGAGCTTGGATCTCTACATTTGTACGTATTGTACAGTATATTGATTTAAGGCGTTATCATATAttatacaagtgtgtgtgtgtgtgtgttttgttgaagGCTTCAGTGTGCACTCACTCCATGTTTTCTCAGCTCCTCCTTCAAAGGTGTCAAGCTGCACTTTTTCCCCAGCATGCAGCTGTACCACCTGCAACAGAAATCATCTAttagacaaggagagagaggccagaggccTGGGTGTGGACCTCCTAGCAGAGATCAAACAAACAGTGGAAGGGTACAGAGTCCCAAAACAAGGGGTCTTCGTCTAGCATGATCCATTACTGTAGGAAAAGGGGGCTGATTTTGTAGTTCTGAAGGAGGCTGTGAACAGTTTGAGATTTTAATTAGAACATGAGAGGAAAAGAATAACTGTGCGTGTATGGGTCTCTGTGGTGAAGGAGATTCTTTGAAGTTGCCCAGTGCAGACCAGATCAATATCTCTCCTCTGCAATGAAGAGGCAATCCTTCCTTAATCAATAAATAGCCTATAGAGTCTCAGACAGGGAAGTctgagacaaacacagcagagagaccatTTGGGAGTAAAATTGAGCAATTTAGTTTAATCTTTGTCTGGCTGTGTTGCCTTCTTGTCAAGTACTGCACTGTCAGTTCAGTCGTAAAATATCtatttattttataatataCTTTTGCAATGAGGATGCATGCAGGAGACAATCCCAGTGATGTAAATCCCAAATTTAGATAAAAATAATGTCTTGATATGTTTTCCTGGCATCAACAACCTACAatgcaaattaaaataatttgctGGGTAAGAACCTGACAAATCTAGCAGTTTCTGCAACCTAAGCAACAAAATTTGATTTTATGCAAATTGGCTTCTATTTCACTGTCAGAAAATGTGCTTGAGTCCTTAAATGCAGGAGGCACTGAGAGACAAAGGCAGAAGGGGTTGAGTGGGTGTGCAGGAGAGCAAAAGAGAAGCACACCTGGAGAAACGCCTCCAAGGTTAGGGGTGGGAGAGTGGAGGGCTTGCCTCTAGTGGGGCCATGAAATATTAAACAGCTCTAATATCCACAGATGTTCCCCACTTTGTCAAGCATAGAGGGAAGGGGGCTGAAAACACCACGTTAACACACACGGCAGATTCACATCTTTCTTCTTAAAAAGGTATTTCTCAAATGTCCCCCAAGGTCAGATGCACCGCCAGCTCCTGCTAAATCTCATGCATTTCTTTTCAATAAAATCTAAATACCCCCCAAAAGCACAAAAAACGATAATTACAAACTTATTCCTAGAGATAAGAATTATCATATCAATGATGGGGGAATTCTTAACAATGTATGCTGAATAGGGGGAATCATATCCTTTTCCTGGCTgcaattttgtgtgtgtgtgtattgatcaGTAACAAGGCAGCCCGCCCCAGTCTGGCAGTTAATTACAGCTCAGTGTtgttggagaggatgagagtgtgcgagggggtgggggtctctGAGGGCCAATCAGATGTGCTGGCTGTGTTTCCACGGACACCTGGCggcctggtctcccagcatgcagtggaGTGGATACAGCCTGCTGCTGCTTCCTTGGCCCAAACACCACAAAAGAAAAATGAGAGTAGAGGAAGACCCAAGCATGGCTTCCCCAGGGGCAGCCGCTCATCATCCACACAGGTACAACATCCACTCAACACAAGAGCACTAAGGTGTGAACACACAGACGAAAGTAGATCCCTCAGAGGGATGTGTTTGTCTTTCCACAgaagcatgcacacaccagcgcacacacacactctcctgtgtATCATTGCTTCATGTATAAAAAGCaaatgcagagacagagacatgctTTCAAGTACAGCACTTTGTCTCTGCAGCTACATGAcattcaaacagacacacacacagtcccagtgGTGGGGCCCAGGTGTGAAGTGTGTAATTAGCTCTAAtagtgcctctctctccttccccatatCTGATTCCTACTCCGTTGCACCAGTGACAGGATttgtggtgggggtgtggtggAGAGATCTGTGCCCCCCCGACCACACAGCTGCTCCCTGCAGGCGTCCAGATAATGCCTGGGGTGCCTGTTTACTCCCTATGCCAATTCATTAAACAAACTCTAGGCAACAGCTCCATCCTTGAACCTCCATCTGCCCTTGTGTCGCCCCTTCTCCTGCTCCCCTAACTGGTTCTCTCATCCCCTCGTTAATGCACACTCCCAGCATTTGACATTTGC
This region includes:
- the mettl16 gene encoding RNA N6-adenosine-methyltransferase mettl16, whose protein sequence is MALNKSMHPRNRYKDKPPDFAYLASKYPDFQKYVHTSLAGRAMLNFKEPEAVRALTCTLLKEDFGLTIEIPLERLIPTVPLRLNYIHWVEDLIGGQGEPRKGIDIGTGASCIYPLLGASMNGWYFLATEVDDICFDFATKNVEQNNLSDLIKVVKVPQKTLLMDALKEETAIVYDFCMCNPPFFANQLEAKGENSRNSRRPPPSSINTGGVTEIMAEGGELEFVKRIIHDSLQLKTRLRWYSCMLGKKCSLTPLKEELRKHGVPKVTQTEFCQGRTMRWALAWSFYDDVTVPSPPSKKRRLEKARKPLSFLVLHPTLKEFQAQASSIGCTSSSTVETITAWVEKILTDLRIQHKRVPCAKNEQSLVLIAVENTWIHGRQKRRDQNRQLREIPRALPGASASPAPTTPQNPQTQQPSTHSRDIQEDPDKPAGAPTDKPQSVNLGANGCDSKGKREKKPQIKEASSVPKDENCQDVNMKSPITTSPPKHTVSALLPEKEVHFTPPLEELTSAPEGEAAMQDVVPSGRPISPAVQHFLFKSLVNIKTEENDVAVEMHWMEGQTKDLMNQLCTYMKNTLYRIVAKP